TACTCTTCGATGTACAACAAAACATCCAGCGATCAATCCTACGGTGTCTCTAACGGAATCCGGTGTATACAACTTCACCATTTCACTAAAAAAATCCTTCTCTGGAGACTTCCTCCAGTGTATTCTCCTATGTACACCAGAATATCTGGTGCATATAGCTACTTTACTTCAACAGAACAATGCTCTATGTATAAATTCTCTGGTGCATCCTCCGATACATACATTGGATCATTCgatgtataaaaaaaatctaagattCATCAAATCAATCCAAACTTTGATCCATCTTTGATCTTCGCGTTCGTGGACTTcatctgagctacctagtgttAGATTCAACCAGTGTGCATCACAGTTATATCTCTAGCTCAAACTAAATCAAACTACTATTCTCAACCCCCTAATAGTACGaccaaagaaaaaataataggcATATCTACTTTAAGCGTCAATCCAACTCCTTACGATACTTAAAACTAAATAGTCCTTAATCTCCACGTATATTATTTGACAATTACCATGAATACCAATATAGAGGCTGAGAATACACAAGAATCATCCCCGCGACCTAACTTCAATGATCCTATAAAACACATGTTGATCGCGTTATCATTAACCATCAAAACTTGAATTAAGGTCCTAGATGCTTACCACAATGATAATTACTTTTCAAGAATCAAGTAGGTTATCCGTTGTACTAAGACTATGCACACTTTTGGATGTATAAAACATGTTCTCCATTCATCTGCCATGTTCAAGTTTGCAGATGGGCTTGATCAAAACAGCAGGATCAAACTAGAATCATTTGATAATCTGCAAAACAAAACGGAGTCACCATAGCTTAGATGATTAATTGATGGTTCATTAGTAGCGGCTACTACAATTTCTTTCAGATTCAAAAACAGAGCAGGCTAATTCTAGCAAAAAATGCTAGACTGCTAGTAGTAAGTAGTAGTAGTATACAAGTTACAAATCACTAGCGTACGTAAAGGCTAGCTCAAAAAGAGAGTACATGGGATTACTAGTCCTCCCCTATACATCGATACAAGTACAAGGCGCGCGCGCAGTGGCGCGcggtgccgtgccgtgccgggtcaAGCGCGGTGCCGAccgtgcgcgcgcgcgtggACCGAGGCCTATCAGAAGCTTGGCACGACGCCGTAGCCGAAGTCGAGCATGTAAGCCGACGGCACGGCggcctcggcgtcggcgtcctGGTCCGCCCGCTTGGCGAAGCGGCCCTTGATCCGCGGCCGCGTCTCGGCGTAGGCCTTCCGGGACGCGTACCGGATGGTCTTCTCGAACCGCCGGTTCTTCCGCTTCTCCCGATAACGCACCAGCCGCGCCTCCCTCCCCTCACCCATCAACGGCGCTGGCCTCGCCACCGCCAACTCCCCGCGCTCCGGCACCACCTCCACGTCCACCGACGACACCTGCATGCCGAGCGTAGTACATCTACGTCAGTACGTGCACATGGACTGTCTGCACGTGTTCGTCCGAAAGGTAGCAGCTTTGGTTGGGCTCTTACGCTGTGGCTCGGAGGAGTCGCGGTGTACGGCATGTAGGCTTGAGGCTTGGGCCGGGTGAACTCGAGCTCGAAGCCCCCGCCGCCGCAGATAGCCTCCGGCACGACGCCGACCTCCGACGACGAGCCCTGCAAAAAAGGATAAAAGAACCGACAAGTTTCATCGATCAGTAAGGCGTCCATGAGTTTCCAAGAAGTGTTTATGTATCCGAAGGCAAGGCGAAGCTTACGCTGTGCGCGAGGGAGGTTGCTGTGTGGGAGCTATAGGAGGACGGCTTGACGCCGATGCCGCACGTGAAGTCCACCTcaacggcggcgccggcgctggcACCGTTGGGGACGACGCTGTCGGCGTGCTGGAAGCGCGGGGGCTCGACGCTGAGGTAGGGGTCCAGGTCGGAGAAGAGGTAGTCCAGCTTCATGTCCTTAGCCTCCACGTTCAGGTTCAGCGCgtattgctgctgctgctcggccgCCGCCTTCTGCTCCtcggcctccgccgccgcctcgctggTGCAGAACATCATAGCCTCCACCGCTGCAGCCGCGGCCGCCGAACCTATGGGCGCGAGGGCGACGCGCTCGTGGCGTCGCGCCAGCGGGTTGGCGTCGTGGATGTCCGCGTCGCAGGCGGCGCAGAGCACGGCGGCGTCGGCCTTGCACGTGACGGCCGCGGGGGCCAGCTCGCAGACCTCGCACATCCACACGCGCTCGTGGCCCAGCCTCGCGTGCTCGGGGCGCGCGTCGCACGCCGTGCAGAGGAAGACGCCCCCGCAGGTGCGGCAGTGCACGGCCGCCGGGGACGACTCGCACGCGCCGCAGCGCCGGCCCCCCACACCCCAGTACTTGTGGAGCTCCATCAGACGAGCAGCGCCCAAGAGCGAGCGCTACCTGGGCAGCAAAGCTTGGGCCGGCGCGGCAATGACAGTGGTGGACCGGTGggtgcggtggtggtggtggtggtggtggtggtgggaggcAGGAGCACGGCGCAGTGGAGGGAGGCAGGGCGCGGTGGTGATGGGGCGCTACATGTAGTAGTAGGTGGGGGACGGTGACGTGGCGGGGTGGCACACGTGGGGGGCTGGGAACCAAGCGAAATCaattaaataataattttattgaGATTTCGGCGGGGGGCGGTGGGGCCTGCAAGTCGATTTTGGAACATGTGACGACGGTGGGCCCCGCGCACGAGACGACGGAGAGGACGATATCTGCGTCGCgtcgggcgggcgggcgggccgGCCGTGTTAGCCTTTCGCGTGGACGAATCTACGCGGGACTAATCAACCACTGGACTAGACGCCGCGGGTAAACGGAGATCTCCTGGCCTCACATTTCGTGTCAACAAGCGGCGGTCACTCTACGTGAAGTTGCGCAATTTTTTTTGCACGTCGCCCACGCATAGGAATGTAGGTGGGTATTCCAGGGTTAGTTTTACATtactatttaatttatttattcttACCTTAATTTGGTGGAAGTGAatgtttaatttatttttttagttttagatcgaTAATACAAAACTTGTATTCCTATCCATGCACAAGCCTATTTTTGGACTTGAGGGCGCATAAACTTAGCCATGTAACAAGTCATAACTGTGGCTCAAAACAGGTTAGTCAAAAAGTGTAATTCCACAAAATAGATTATCGTTGAATCCGGAGTTATGTGAAATTTTACTATAACATGTAGTTTCTTGGTAGTTTGGCCAAAACATCTACGGTTATGTGCTTTTTACTCTATTACAATATATTTAACTTTGCAATAATGTTGGGATGTGAAAtcaagggcatgtttggttgtaTACTCCAAAAAACTTACCAAATATTGGTCATAGTCAAAGTTAGGAGAAttctaaaatttgtaaaaaaaaaaacgtttAATTTGTGACCAAGTTAATATTAGAGCAGTGCCAAAATTGAGTTTAGAAATGGGCGTTTGGATTAATGTCAtgtcaaaaaaaattgaaagttGTGAGTATGAAATGTGAGACCCACATGTAACTAATTTtttatcatcaaaatatattcATACATTAGAATAGTCATATGATCTTTAACTAAAGATATTTGTTGCTCATGATGTTGATTTGGTGTGCGAATTGAGTTAGGTTGGACGTGACTATTGGGTGTGCCGTGTGTTGTGGACGTCGTTAAGTTGTTCGAGGTCATATTGTCGTCTCAGGATCGTCTGTTGGTTTTGGTCTGTAGGTTTACCCTTACGCCctttgtcggaggattaactccagtcgcagggatctcgagagacccttttttaaagattcggtcggggggatgatcctgaatacgttcatcggagaaataaatgggaatgaatgcaacggccggtgggggGTGTGACCTAGTgcgagaagaagaaaatgcaccggaatttagacaggttcgggccgcacgatggcgtaataccctactcctgtatggatactataactgtcctgaggaagtccctcaaggatgttgctggttacaagaatcttgatctatctaagagcctggggctccttgttcttcggcctgtctcgtgttgctcacttctcagccgtgtttctcttgcgctgtgttcttgttTATTCTTTGCCTCTCAACCGTcctctcctcttttcttttttttttgttctcccTTCTTTTGTGCCgtcggctgctttaagtacccgccggccgcaaCGTGCCGCGAACGgaagggggggcacgagttccgagacaccataaatggaaagggcgtcatcatttcctctgggcgaagtgactgggggtgaaaaatgcgtcgcacgcccggtcatccatcacaataaatgcctttgcaacgggcgccgtggagagggcccaccgggcagccgcagagcaacccagcgtgcccgccctgtcttgttcccctgccacagcagcgcggcagacggaacgccttggtccttacgacgttatcctgagacaggccggatggcacgggacgggacccgtgcaattaataacctcacgcctctctgccagaacgtggcaggaactgacgctgagcgcggcgggagcagttggaggtgacaggccacgcacgctctttaaatgcagccTCGGGCCTTtaactggctgacacctcatcggtgggcccctcgggggcctccaccagggggctttctgggtcgttggggtaccgagtgctcgggggtactgttcacctccccgagcactctctcccccgaggacaagaaccccccccccccagcactatctcccgagaacgccctttcttgtcctcgggggaccgagtgcttgggggtactgttcacctccctgagtaCTCtttcccgggcacacttgtacggatcctcggggaaccgagtgctcgggggctgctgcacgcagccccgagcactctctcccggaacttccttcggtgagtcctcgggatacttgggtgcccaggggccaccgccggTGGCCCCGGGtatgtttctcccggtacttaactctcctggtcgtcgggggactagggtgctcgggggccaccgtataccttcccgagcatTTTCTTTCCGATACttagatttcatggatcatcggggaactggggtactcggggggccactaactgtggccccgagcgccttctcccgggacttgatcttttctcatcttgcaggagagaccccgcgggatggcaccatgtggcggatggctggcctagcctcgggattcggggacccccggttcctgatacaccgacgcCCTTGATTCGCGACGGCTCTTCATTCTAGTTTTGGCGCTTCACGACAACGTTTTAGTCGAATGCGTATTCCTTCGAAGTGACACGCTGCCGACTTGTGTGATGGGGCGATGCGGCATGGGAGTAGGGCTCCGCCGTTTGAGTATTAAGGGAGCAGAGAGGTGTGGCTTAGTAGCATGGCTCCGCCAACCGAGTTGTGAGGGTGATCGTTATTTGGTTGGTTAGCATGTGAATTGAGTTGGATTAGTCTTTTCTATTGTCTGGTTGTGTTATTCGGTATGAGCATCGTCTGTTGAATGGGATTGTTTTATCGTCTTGAGATCGAGGGTCGGTTTTCCTCTCTAAAATCGTATATTTGTTAAGATTTTTGgacttattttttaaaattaaattaattctcttatttttttaatatatgttcGGCCGGAGTTTTAGCTAGCCGTGACCtttccaaaataaaatattttgaaaggaACCACCCGTAGGGTCACAAGCTGCAACCTCATAGTTATTCAAAGCTGAAAAAGACAAAGATTAGCTTTACGGATCTGACACCATCAACAGCACCGTTGCAAGATTAGCTGCCGCGCATCAATAATTAGCCGGTGATTCGTTGCCTGTCAAAATCAACCAACCTTTCTCTGCCACCTAAACAGATCCTGAGATCGAGCAAATGTCCAAACTACCCTCCGATGGCCGTAGCTAGTTCCAGAACAAGGAGGTGCTGCTGCAGAAAAATGTCTTTATCACTCTATGATCAATATTTTGGTGTGGTAAAGATTTGTGCAATTCACTTGCCAAATCCACGCTAACTTTGTGTATCACTTTTTGTCTATATATGGACTTCCGGCCCATCGTGTCTCTTTTGTACAGTATGATTTGTGCAATTCTCATGCAAAGAACACGCTAACTTGCTGTATCATTTTTCTCCTATTCTTGACTTTTTAACGTAAACAGTAGCCCCTCTAGTAGCCTACCACTTCTTCAATGATTTAGGGAAAGGGATCATGTCGGCAGCAACCTAAGACTTTGATCGGTAGGACGTAGACGATAAAATCTTGAGGTAACGTATTATAAGTACACTCATATCTAGCTACTCCCTTTGGttacaaatatttgatattttgagTAAGATCttgtcaaacttttaaaactttaatcattaataactttttaaaaattagtttaaaaacataaaaaatatatgtgtagaattattttaaaaaaatactttcataatctcATAAAATTAGTGGACTTTATAAATATACTCTAGTAGAAAATAACGGTCAAATATACGCATTGGAGACTATTCCGTATCCAAACCATCAAGTATTTTTGACCCGAAGGATACACCTTATCATATGCAATCATATAAAAATCCAATTGAGCAGCAGGCGTCAGGTACGCTTGAAGCCAAACTCTTTGTAGGATCGATTATACTCTAATAAGGCAATCAGAGGGGGGCGAATGATTgtgaaaaccaaattcaaagttTAATTTACCCAAATTGAAAATCATTTTAAACTCGAAATTCCACTTGAAATAAAGTGTATATGCTCAAGTAAAAATGATATGGAGAAAGATCCACTGGTCtgattgccctcaaatttgaACACAataaactagattcaaatatgaaactagaCTAACAATATCGAGTCAATCGGATATGTGTATCAAGAATAATACCTAGTCGAAGAAGATTATATCAATAAGAATCGAGGatatcaaaacctagtcgagttgacaaaaggCTACTCGAGATCAATCCAAATTCacttgaaattttctcagatcaaacactagatattctagcaaggtgttggatggattaaaccaagatgaaacttgatagaaacatgaaattaatcgAAAATCGAAGCCAAGTACGCAAAATATAGAACAGAAAGAAAATttcgaatcagcaactcatcaacttacgaaacttgatttttattACATAGATAATGTTACAAGATACCCTCtctaaagcatccaacaagtATTTCCACGAAATCTCAAACCTTAGACAGATCTACTCCCTAGATCAAAGTCTAAGTTCTCTGAGTACATTCTCGTTCTTGGGCCTCCTTACCTTAAccaagaccctctcaatatatagccctccAAATCGTTCTTAGTTTGGAAACAACCTAGTTGCATCCTACCTAGAtacaaaccataccaaaacacgtCACCCTATAACCGAATCCAACTCATGCTCGAGTCCGAGTTGGACTCTCACTCTATTCTTTATGGGACTAGACTTTCCAACATGTCAGACTACAGCCTGACCTAGACATGTACTCGAATGACTCCACCATTCAAACACATCATCTAGTTGCCGATGACCTCACGCTCGTCTGCACTCCCGCGACGCACCTAGTCGCACAACCGCAACCTTATCTTCACTTACACTGTTCTCTAACCCGAACATTCCGCATGACATCCTTGATCactacgacctcagttcctcctgaatcTAGTCGTCGAACCTTAGTTCGTCCATGAACTTAGTTCACTGATCCGTCATCGATCACGTTCGCCTTCGAgtaacacctgcacatgaatcaaacaacaaactagtatgagcacaagtccttcctgaTTTGACTCAAGATAAATTCACGCAACATCACACAAACTcaaagcaaaaccaacacgctaatataagcatacccaactttTAATAGTGCATCAAACCATATATGCTAACATATACTCAACTTTGCTCTGCCCATTTcattattcaaaccaattttcatcacatgatctcacaatctcccttTGATGAAAATATTAACAACCCTCATAtgaacattggcaacctcttaacaggcatgatttgattttaaaatcaaccacaaagtgaaataaaaattaagaaaaatttcTAACACGGAAAATATCTCCCCCTTTGAGAAAAACCAAACGCAAAGTGAacaactctctccccctttgacaattatttcatcaaaaaaaaaatcaaaagagagcattgtttttttatcataatgagCATAATAGATCAGACACATATATAACAGATACTCGACCAAGTTACAATATCAAGAATATCTACACCAACCCGTCtatacatgtaaaaatatagtgtgagcataacttatcaagtataattaatgatttatttgcaaggcatagTCTCACAATCTCAACTACTCGAATCCTgaatttatatgctatcaaaaatatGGATAcaaaaagtatgtcattgttttgattaaaataaTACGTAACAATATACCAATTGTGCTGTCAAGAATGTCTCATattattttgcaagaaattatatgcaccatcaaccTTATTCTATACAACCATGCTAAGCCTATATCAAAAAGACAATCAAAAGCTTAAGACAACGGTTACGATCATACACAatttcttccaagttcatatcaaagtacaATGATAAATAGTCTCGTAAAGAAGTGTGACAGTACATATTTCTTTGATCTTTttcctatcaactattattcagcaCTATTTCATTAATTTGAGTCTttcacatataatatttttatcaaagattaaagcaatcaagagagtttaaccatgataAGATTTAATCCAAGTTATCATTTGATTTAGAAAGttatgacaaaaactacatccTACATATGTAGATATAAAGGTGCAAAAACTCTCATGTAGCATAAATATTGGTtttaaaagtcacatatgtatcagatatgatgccCATCCTACATATGTAGATATAAGATCTCTCACTCAAAACAATCTCATAGGATGAATAATATCAGGTTCTCCCCGAAGTAAAATGAGAAGAAtctaaaggttttgtgaaaatatctacCAATTTATGTTCATTATCCACACAGAGAATTTCAATATTCCCTTTTccacattgtctctaagaaaatgaaattagATATCAATATGTTTAGTCTGAAAATATTCCATAGggtttttagcaatacttatagtagtagtgttatcacagaaaagtggaacacACTCTAAATTAACCTTATAATCATTAAGTGTGGCAACAATctaaagagtttgtgaacaacaactagcagcggCTACATATGCTACATATTCACATTCAACAGTAGACTATGCAACAAAAGActatttcctagatgaccatgcaacaagagaattatccaagaaatgacatgtactAGATATACTTGTTTTATCAATTCTATAACCTCTAAAATCAGCATCAAAAAAAGCTGTTAAGCTAATACAAGAAGAAACAGAAAGCCATATACCAAAATCTTGAGTGCCATGAAGATACTTGAGAATCCGTTTGACAACTTGTCAATGTGAAGCACGTGGGgaagcttgaaatcgtgcacacaagcatacaacaaattgtatgtctggtcttgaagcggtgagatacaaaagtgatccaatcatggtttatattctttttgatcaactatctcaccatcttcatcaggatcaaacATCGTTGTTGCTTCAATAGCATGATTGACTTGCTATTTTTCATCTTAAAACATAATAGCAGGTCTTATGTATATTTACTTTGATGAATAAAAAtatcttctttggtttgtttgacttaaaaaaatcaaaaagtatgttagttcacccatcatactcatctcaaattctctgTTCATCGTTTATAAAACTTAGtacaccaaagcatgagaagaataaataaagataatatcatctacataaatctaaataaatagttgatcattaccatgcttgagcacaaacaacgttttatccacttttcccattacaaaatcatttttttaagcctatcatacaaTGCTCTAGAGACttattttaaaccatacaaaacTTTACACAACTTATATACATGATTTAGATATATAGGATTTTCAAAGccaggtggttgcttaacataaatttTCTCATTAATGTAGCCATTCAGAAAAGtatttttgacatccatttgatataatctaaatcctttagatgcaacaaaaactaaaagaattctaatggttTCTAGTCTAGCAACTGGAGCAAAAGTTTTCTTAAAATCTAGTCCTTCTACCTATGTAAAACTCTGACCTACAAGTCTAACTttatttctaacaacaacaccatcctcactttgtttatttttgaaaacccctTTAGTTCCGATAAATGTATGACTCGGAGGAGGTGCGACAAGTTTTCAGactttgttgcgttcaaaattttcaagttcctcatacATGACATTGATACAAGATTTGTTAggtaatgcatgtgaaacatctttagcttcaaaagaagcaacaaaagctgaatgagcatcagaattagaatcaataaacctagACCGTATAACTCGTTTATGCAAATATCCAATCATCTAATTAGGTGAATGACTCCGCTGAATATGCAAAAGAGCATTGACTCCATAaacaatctcttcttctccttcaacatgCACAGATAATTTAGTAGCTTTGGGATATCCAACTGTAGCCGAAGTAGTTGAAGGTACCAAATGATCTTCAACTGATTGTATCCAAGAAATTAAAAtttcatcctcctcttcctcatcatcattCACAAATATGCTCTTAGACTCCCTCTGAGCATGTGTAACTGTACATGCATTACTTGATCTACTTCCAGAACTAGCCTCATCGaaagtaacctcacaggttTCAATAATATTGTCAGTCTCTAAAACAAGCACACGATAGTCACAAGTATGAGCAATATATCTAAGAAAAACTTCATCAGTTGATCTAGACTCAAACTTATTTAATTTTCCAGATTTCAGCATAAAACACttacaaccaaaaactctaaaatgagaTACACTAGGCCTATAACCGAACTGCatctcatatgaagttttacccaatttatATCTCAAGAAAACACAATTTAAAACATAACAAGTAGTAGATATAGTTTCagtccaaaattttctagaatagAAAATTGATCTAACATGATTCTAGTCATCTCAACCAGAAATCTGTTCTCCCTTTCAACtataccattttgttgaggtactCTAGGTGATAAAAATTAATGTTCAATACATTTTCTCAacacaaaagtgatcaaaagaagaatttttaAATTCGGTTAtattatcacttctaatagcTCTAAGTGAACCTGGTAGATCAACAGacaatctaagaaatagattcctaaaatgatcaaaaccttcatccttagatgccataaagAAAATCCAAGAGTATCTAGAGAAATCGTCAACAA
The sequence above is drawn from the Phragmites australis chromosome 10, lpPhrAust1.1, whole genome shotgun sequence genome and encodes:
- the LOC133883407 gene encoding zinc finger protein CONSTANS-LIKE 5-like; this encodes MELHKYWGVGGRRCGACESSPAAVHCRTCGGVFLCTACDARPEHARLGHERVWMCEVCELAPAAVTCKADAAVLCAACDADIHDANPLARRHERVALAPIGSAAAAAAVEAMMFCTSEAAAEAEEQKAAAEQQQQYALNLNVEAKDMKLDYLFSDLDPYLSVEPPRFQHADSVVPNGASAGAAVEVDFTCGIGVKPSSYSSHTATSLAHSGSSSEVGVVPEAICGGGGFELEFTRPKPQAYMPYTATPPSHSVSSVDVEVVPERGELAVARPAPLMGEGREARLVRYREKRKNRRFEKTIRYASRKAYAETRPRIKGRFAKRADQDADAEAAVPSAYMLDFGYGVVPSF